One genomic region from Prionailurus bengalensis isolate Pbe53 chromosome C1, Fcat_Pben_1.1_paternal_pri, whole genome shotgun sequence encodes:
- the CLCC1 gene encoding chloride channel CLIC-like protein 1 isoform X2 — protein sequence MLYSLLLCECLWLITGYASDDDWIDPTDMLNYDAASGTMRKSQISECEKKKREDYESQSNPVFRRYLNKILIEARKLGLPEENKGDMHYDAEIILRRQTLLEIQKFLSGEDWKPGALDDALSDILINFKLHDFETWKWRFEDSFGVDPYNVLMVLLCLLCIVALVATELWTYVHWYTQLRRVLFISFLVSLGWNWMYLYKLAFAQHQAEVAKMEPLNNVCAEKMDWIGSLWEVFRSSWTYKDDPCQKYYELLLVNPIWLVPPTKALAVTFTNFVTEPLKHIGKGAGEFIKALMKEMPVLLHIPMLIIMALAVLSFCYGAGKSVNMLRQISGPEREPPRALEPGDRGRQKEVDYRPHGGAGDTDFYYRGPIGPVEQGPYDKTYEGRRDVLRQRDVDLRLKTGNKSPEVLRACDLPDAEAREHPKAVPSHKFPVLDAKPKEIGIPGESTLPESSTESSQSTKPVSGAETSEKAEGTSAEEKGQLRTEARGSREEGGGASSPTSCGKDLDAGPCG from the exons ATGCTGTATTCTCTGCTCCTTTGTGAATGTCTGTGGCTTATAACTGGTTATGCTTCTGATGATGACTGGATTGATCCCACAGACATGCTTAACTATGATGCTGCTTCAGGAACAATGAGAAAATCTcag ATCAGTGagtgtgaaaagaaaaagagggaagactaTGAAAGTCAAAGCAATCCTGTTTTTAGGagatacttaaataaaattttaattgaagccAGGAAGCTCGGACTT cctgaagaaaacaaaggtgaTATGCATTATGATGCTGAGATTATCCTAAGAAGACAAaccttgttagaaatacagaagtTTCTCAGTGGAGAGGATTGGAAGCCAGGAGCCTTGGATGATGCACTAagtgatattttaattaattttaagctTCATGATTTTGAAACATGGAAGTGGCGATTTGAAGACTCTTTTGGAGTGGATCCGTATAATGTGTTGATG GTGCTTCTGTGTCTGCTCTGCATCGTGGCACTGGTGGCTACCGAGCTGTGGACCTATGTGCATTGGTACACCCAGCTGAGACGGGTTTTATTCATCAGTTTTCTCGTCAGTTTGGGATGGAATTGGATGTATTTATATAAG CTAGCCTTCGCACAGCATCAGGCCGAGGTTGCCAAGATGGAGCCGTTAAACAACGTGTGTGCTGAGAAGATGGACTGGATTGGAAGTCTCTGGG AAGTGTTTAGAAGTTCATGGACCTATAAGGATGACCCATGCCAAAAATACTATGAGCTCTTGTTAGTCAACCCTATTTGGTTGGTCCCACCAACAAAG GCACTGGCAGTTACGTTCACCAACTTTGTCACGGAGCCATTGAAACACATTGGAAAAGGAGCTGGTGAATTTATTAAAGCGCTCATGAAGGAGATGCCAGTATTACTTCACATTCCCATGCTGATAATTATGGCACTGGCTGTCCTG agTTTCTGCTATGGTGCTGGAAAATCAGTTAATATGCTGAGACAAATAAGTGGTCCCGAGAGAGAACCACCCCGGGCACTTGAGCCAGGTGACAGAGGACGGCAGAAGGAAGTTGATTATAGACCCCATGGTGGAGCAGGTGATACAGATTTCTATTATAGAGGCCCGATCGGCCCCGTTGAGCAAGGCCCTTATGACAAAACATATGAGGGTAGAAGAgatgttttgagacagagagatgttGACTTGAGACTTAAGACTGGCAACAAGAGCCCCGAAGTGCTCCGGGCATGTGATTTACCAGACGCAGAGGCGAGAGAGCATCCCAAGGCGGTACCCAGT CATAAATTTCCTGTTTTGGATGCAAAGCCCAAAGAGATTGGAATCCCAGGAGAAAGCACACTGCCAGAAAGCAGCACTGAAAGCAGCCAGTCCACTAAGCCTGTCTCTGGTGCAGAGACATCAGAGAAGGCGGAAGGTACATCTGCGGAGGAAAAGGGCCAGCTCAGGACCGAGGCCAGAGGCAGCCGAGAGGAAGGCGGTGGCGCATCCAGCCCCACCAGCTGTGGAAAGGACCTGGATGCTGGCCCATGTGGCTAG
- the CLCC1 gene encoding chloride channel CLIC-like protein 1 isoform X1 translates to MLYSLLLCECLWLITGYASDDDWIDPTDMLNYDAASGTMRKSQVKYDVSEKKDVSPDLSCADELSECYGKLDSLTHKISECEKKKREDYESQSNPVFRRYLNKILIEARKLGLPEENKGDMHYDAEIILRRQTLLEIQKFLSGEDWKPGALDDALSDILINFKLHDFETWKWRFEDSFGVDPYNVLMVLLCLLCIVALVATELWTYVHWYTQLRRVLFISFLVSLGWNWMYLYKLAFAQHQAEVAKMEPLNNVCAEKMDWIGSLWEVFRSSWTYKDDPCQKYYELLLVNPIWLVPPTKALAVTFTNFVTEPLKHIGKGAGEFIKALMKEMPVLLHIPMLIIMALAVLSFCYGAGKSVNMLRQISGPEREPPRALEPGDRGRQKEVDYRPHGGAGDTDFYYRGPIGPVEQGPYDKTYEGRRDVLRQRDVDLRLKTGNKSPEVLRACDLPDAEAREHPKAVPSHKFPVLDAKPKEIGIPGESTLPESSTESSQSTKPVSGAETSEKAEGTSAEEKGQLRTEARGSREEGGGASSPTSCGKDLDAGPCG, encoded by the exons ATGCTGTATTCTCTGCTCCTTTGTGAATGTCTGTGGCTTATAACTGGTTATGCTTCTGATGATGACTGGATTGATCCCACAGACATGCTTAACTATGATGCTGCTTCAGGAACAATGAGAAAATCTcag GTGAAATATGATGTATCAGAGAAAAAAGATGTCAGTCCTGACTTGTCATGTGCTGATGAATTGTCGGAATGTTATGGCAAACTTGATTCTTTAACTCATaag ATCAGTGagtgtgaaaagaaaaagagggaagactaTGAAAGTCAAAGCAATCCTGTTTTTAGGagatacttaaataaaattttaattgaagccAGGAAGCTCGGACTT cctgaagaaaacaaaggtgaTATGCATTATGATGCTGAGATTATCCTAAGAAGACAAaccttgttagaaatacagaagtTTCTCAGTGGAGAGGATTGGAAGCCAGGAGCCTTGGATGATGCACTAagtgatattttaattaattttaagctTCATGATTTTGAAACATGGAAGTGGCGATTTGAAGACTCTTTTGGAGTGGATCCGTATAATGTGTTGATG GTGCTTCTGTGTCTGCTCTGCATCGTGGCACTGGTGGCTACCGAGCTGTGGACCTATGTGCATTGGTACACCCAGCTGAGACGGGTTTTATTCATCAGTTTTCTCGTCAGTTTGGGATGGAATTGGATGTATTTATATAAG CTAGCCTTCGCACAGCATCAGGCCGAGGTTGCCAAGATGGAGCCGTTAAACAACGTGTGTGCTGAGAAGATGGACTGGATTGGAAGTCTCTGGG AAGTGTTTAGAAGTTCATGGACCTATAAGGATGACCCATGCCAAAAATACTATGAGCTCTTGTTAGTCAACCCTATTTGGTTGGTCCCACCAACAAAG GCACTGGCAGTTACGTTCACCAACTTTGTCACGGAGCCATTGAAACACATTGGAAAAGGAGCTGGTGAATTTATTAAAGCGCTCATGAAGGAGATGCCAGTATTACTTCACATTCCCATGCTGATAATTATGGCACTGGCTGTCCTG agTTTCTGCTATGGTGCTGGAAAATCAGTTAATATGCTGAGACAAATAAGTGGTCCCGAGAGAGAACCACCCCGGGCACTTGAGCCAGGTGACAGAGGACGGCAGAAGGAAGTTGATTATAGACCCCATGGTGGAGCAGGTGATACAGATTTCTATTATAGAGGCCCGATCGGCCCCGTTGAGCAAGGCCCTTATGACAAAACATATGAGGGTAGAAGAgatgttttgagacagagagatgttGACTTGAGACTTAAGACTGGCAACAAGAGCCCCGAAGTGCTCCGGGCATGTGATTTACCAGACGCAGAGGCGAGAGAGCATCCCAAGGCGGTACCCAGT CATAAATTTCCTGTTTTGGATGCAAAGCCCAAAGAGATTGGAATCCCAGGAGAAAGCACACTGCCAGAAAGCAGCACTGAAAGCAGCCAGTCCACTAAGCCTGTCTCTGGTGCAGAGACATCAGAGAAGGCGGAAGGTACATCTGCGGAGGAAAAGGGCCAGCTCAGGACCGAGGCCAGAGGCAGCCGAGAGGAAGGCGGTGGCGCATCCAGCCCCACCAGCTGTGGAAAGGACCTGGATGCTGGCCCATGTGGCTAG